In the Cellvibrio sp. KY-GH-1 genome, TACTAAAGACATTTAAATAAATGGCATTATTTGTGCTAACTTCAAAAGGCGTTAACACATCACTCACATCCACACGGAAGGATATTGTCATGAAATCATTTAAAACCCTTTTGGCTGGTGGCGCTATCGCCCTCGCCTCAATGAGTTCACAAGCCGCACTTCTTAGCATCAATTTCAGCACCGATCCTAATGCTGAAGCGGATTTCTTGTCCTCTTTAGTAGGCGCAAAAGCAACCGAAACCTTCAATGGTCTCGGCGGTGCGTATGAGAGCATCGGAGCAGGCGACCAAAACAAGTGGGAAAACCGCAGCAGCGTCTTCAACACTGCCGTTGGTACCTTTGAATTAATTACCGCTGGTCAAACTACCGGTAATCCTCATAACGACCAACTCATGATTGAAAGCCGCAGAACCGGCGAGTTCGGCCGTCAATCACTTGCAAGCGGGACCAAAGATTACTGGCTCGACAGCAATGATGCCGAACTTGTTACTTGGACGTTTGGCGCACCGCTGACCGGAAGCTTTAATGCATTTGGTTTCTACATCGCCGATGCAACCGACCAAGGCGCAACCCTGACACTGAAGTTTACCAACGGCACGTCAACTCAAGTTGTTATCCCTGCATTTAACACTAACGGCAATGTTGGTTATGTCACCATCAAAAGCGATGTTAACGTGTTAGGCGGCGTTCTCGAGTTCATTAACAGCAACAACCACGATGGCTGGGGCATTGATGATGTAACCGTAGGTACAGTTCCAGAACCAAGCACCCTGCTTTTAATGGGCCTGGGATTGTTAGGGTTAGGTGCTGCACGTCGTCGCAACGCCGCACAATAACATCCCGCAGCTTTGCATAAAAAAGCCGACCACTGGTCGGCTTTTTATTTGGCACCAAAAACCATAACTGTAAAAAATCACGCGCATCAGGTAACATTCCAAAAAATTGCCTGGATTGCCAGCATGGAAGATTACAACAATCACCAACCAAAACTGCACACCATCTACTTAAAACTGCTTCCAGTTTTTCTGGTTGTCTTGATCTCACTGCTTCATCACGAAACGGTCCAATCCCTTTTTGTTCGTTGGATAAAATGGGACGAGAGCTTGTCTCACGGATTAATCATTGTTGGATTGTTTTTTTTCTTTCTTTTTTCTATTTCCCCATTAATAGCACAACCCAAATCGAAAGGGCTTCAAATCTTTTTTTTGGGTTCGCTTGGGGCATCTTCAATAATTTGGTACCTCTCCAACCTTATAAATTTGCAAATTATTGAGCAACTATCATTACTGTCCCTTATCGTCTTCACTTTTGTCTGTGTTTTCGGAACTCACATTTTACGGCAACAAATTGTATTACTATTGTTACCTATCTTCGCCATTCCAATATGGGACCAATTAGTAAACCCGCTGGTAAATCTCAGCGGGTTTATGGTCGGCAAAATGGTACAGCAAATTAATATTGCTGCCGTAATTGATAACAACAGCATATTCATTCCTTATGGGGAAATAATTATCGCCGACGGCTGCTCCGGCCTCAGATATCTTACTATCTCCCTCGCGATAGCCTATATAATCAGCTATTTGAATGGGTACTCAGTTAAAAAAACGCTTGTTGCTCTCTGCATTGCAACAATAATAGGCCTGCTTTCAAACTGGATTAGGATTTTTATTCTAGTCATCGTAGGCTATGAGTCCCAGATGCAAAGTTCGTTGATGAGTGACCATGAATATTTCGGTTGGGGACTATTCGCACTTATAGTGTTCCCGGCAATTTATTTCGCGCCGGTAGTCAAACGCGCCCCCCCAGTCTCCAGACAAAAACATAGCGCGCCATCGACACAGGCAGCAATCGCACCACTGCTTGTACTGTGTATAGGCCCAGCCCTTTCGCATTTTCTCCACATCGCCCCTTCACCGTCAACGATCCCGGATAAAATTCCTCACAAATACGCACCGATACTTTCCAAAAAAATGCCTATTTCTGTCGAGGCTGGCAACCCGACGAAATCTGAAAATGCGATAGACGGTAATCGTGTATTTGTACAAATTAGCCATTATCAAAGAAAGGATAGCAACGCAAAACTCGTCCCGTATATTGCGCGCCTTTATGACAACATTAGCTGGTCAATTATCAATGAACAGATCAATAAAACTGACGCGTTTTCATTTAGAATTCAAATTTTTCGCAACAAACATAACGGTATAATCGTTGCGCAAACGCAATGGTTCGATGTGGCAGGAATGACCACTAACAATTATTCGATTGCGAAGCTGTTACAAATTCCAGCCATCATCGGCGGACACAATACTTTTTCAATGTACACGCTACAAAGCATCTGCACATCCTCTAGCTGCGCACTAGAGACAGACAACATAATGAATCTTGGTAAGATACTTACCAACAGCAATTAAGGAGTTACCTTGGAAATTTTTTTTTGGTTAAGCGGCCTGCTGATTATCTATATTTATATAGGCTATCCACTACTCCTTAAGTGGCTCCCACGTCACCCGGAGCCTTCGAGCGCTCCAGAGGCACCCCTTCCAAAAATTACCGTAATTATTCCCGCGTTTAATGAAGAAAAATGCATACAAGCAACCATCCTGAACAAACTAACATCAAACTATCCTGCGCATCAGCTGCAAGTGATTGTTGTTTCCGATGAATCAGAAGATGCGACCGATACGATAGTCACGACAATCGCGGAACAAGATTCGCGAGTAAGTTTAATCAGGCAATCCCCTCGCCAAGGGAAAACATCGGGGTTAAACCTCGCGATTCCACAGGCAACAGGCGATATCATTATTTTTTCCGACGCTAACAGCCAGTACCATCCGGACGCAATCAAGCACCTGGTTGCAATGTTTAACAATCCGGAAATCGGCTATGTCACAGGGAAAATGGTTTATGTTAATGAAGATGGTAGTTTAATTGGCGATGGTTGCAGCGCCTATATGAAATATGAAAACCACTTGCGGTCCCTTGAATCTGCGACAGGATCAGTCGTTGGAGTAGATGGTGGCATTGATGCAATCCGCAAGGAGCTCTATCAACCAATGAATCAAGACCAATTACCTGATTTTGTTTTGCCCTTGAAGGTCGTAACCCAGGGAAAGCGAGTCGCCTATTGTGAAAATGCCTTACTCAATGAAGAGTCACTTAGTTCAGCTCAATCTGAATTCCGTATGCGTGTCAGAGTTTCCTTAAGAGCATATTGGGCCATGTGGGACATGAAACACCTGTTCAACCCATTCATTTACAAATGGTTTACGCTGCAATTAGCATCACACAAACTTTTACGCTACCTCGCATTTATTCCTTTGTTTATTGCATTTGTCAGCAACGGGTTAATTACGGGCGACAGTATTTTTTATGCAGTGACATTTATCACCCAAGTTACTTTCTATTCATCCGCAGCGTTTGTAGCGCTAAACGACGGCAGTAAAAATAAGTGGTTCGGCTTGGCTCACTACTTTTGTTTGATAAATATTGCGTCAGCAATGGCATTTATTAAATTTGTAAAAAGAGAAAAAATTATCCTTTGGAAACCACGAGTTGGTTAAGCCTGGCGCAAATCACCAAGACATCAGTAAGGAAAAACCATTGAATCACTTTGACAAACTGCTCGGCAAACTCGCCTACACGGCCTGGGATTTCAAGGAGGGATACGTACGTCTGACTGAATATAAAAACCTAAAAAAGCAAGGCTATTTAGATACGCAAGCATTGACTGAACTGCAAACAAAAAAGCTGAATGCACTTATAAAACATGCAGCTACGACAAGCCCTTGGTATAAAAAAATCATCGCTGATATCGGATTGAATATCAATCAAAACATTCGTCTTTCCGATCTATCCCGATTCCCCATTACCACCAAGCTTCAAATACGCGAAAATACCGAACAATTTATTAGCTCCGCTTTTAATAAAGCGAACATGGCAACAGCGAAGACTGGCGGTTCTACCGGAGTTTCCTTAAATTTGTTTTTTGATACCCACTGCCAAAAGTTGCGCAATGGAGCACAAATTTATGCTGACTCATTTAGCGGGTGGACCCCAGGGATGAGAGTCGCCGCTGTCTGGGGAAACCCGCCCGTTCCAAAAACGCTAAAACAAAAAATCCGCTGGTTCCTTTTGGAGCGAATGATCTATTTAGACACAATGAACCTCGATCCCAAGTCGATGAATGAGTTTGTTGCTAATTGGCGTTGTTTCAAACCAGAAATGATTTTCGGCCATTCACATTCCATTTATATTTTCGCAAAACACTTACTAAGCAATTGCATCCAGGACTTGCGCCCTCAAGGCATAGTTGCCACCTCAATGATGCTACTGGATCACGAACGCGCAGTAATCGAAGAAGCATTCCAATGCAAAGTCAGTAATCGTTACGGCTGTGAAGAAGTGGGGCTTATTGGTGTTGAATGCGAACAACACCAAGGAATGCATATTAACGCAGCTCACATTATCCTCGAGTGTCTGGATGAAAATAACAATCCCGTTCCCTACGGCTCGCCAGGAAAACTGGTTATTACCGACCTCAATAACTATGGCATGCCATTAATCCGCTATCGCGTAGAAGATATGGGAGTACTTAGTGAGCGTCGGTGTACTTGCGGTAGAACGACGCCTATTCTGGAACGCCTTGAAGGTAGAATTGCTGACTTCCTGAAAAAAATAGATGGCGGCCAAGTTGCCGGGGTATCTCTTGTTGAGCGAACCCTCACCAAAATTCCCGGTATTGAGCAAATGCAATTAGTTCAAGAAAAAATCGACGAAATAATTATTAACCGTGTAAAGGGCCCTGAATACACAGACAATACAGACAAAAGTTTATTAGAAGAGTTTCGTATTGTATTTGGGGAAAAAGTTTCTTTTGATATTCGCGATACCGATAAAATTCCGCAGGAAAAATCGGGCAAATACAGGTTTTCTATATGCAAGGTGTAATACATACCCACCCCCTGGTTAGTGTTGTAATCGCAACCTACAACATGGGGCAATATATTGATCAAGCAGTTGATTCAATATTGAATCAAACATGGTCCAATATTGAAGTAGTAGTGATTGATGATGGCTCTACCGACAACACCCAGGAAACAATGGGGAAGTACTCCGCCGATCAACGGGTCATCTACATCAGGACACCTAATCAGGGACAACCGAAAGCCAAAAATTGCGGAATTAATAATACTCACGGTGAGTTTATCG is a window encoding:
- a CDS encoding PEP-CTERM sorting domain-containing protein, with product MKSFKTLLAGGAIALASMSSQAALLSINFSTDPNAEADFLSSLVGAKATETFNGLGGAYESIGAGDQNKWENRSSVFNTAVGTFELITAGQTTGNPHNDQLMIESRRTGEFGRQSLASGTKDYWLDSNDAELVTWTFGAPLTGSFNAFGFYIADATDQGATLTLKFTNGTSTQVVIPAFNTNGNVGYVTIKSDVNVLGGVLEFINSNNHDGWGIDDVTVGTVPEPSTLLLMGLGLLGLGAARRRNAAQ
- the xrt gene encoding exosortase; amino-acid sequence: MEDYNNHQPKLHTIYLKLLPVFLVVLISLLHHETVQSLFVRWIKWDESLSHGLIIVGLFFFFLFSISPLIAQPKSKGLQIFFLGSLGASSIIWYLSNLINLQIIEQLSLLSLIVFTFVCVFGTHILRQQIVLLLLPIFAIPIWDQLVNPLVNLSGFMVGKMVQQINIAAVIDNNSIFIPYGEIIIADGCSGLRYLTISLAIAYIISYLNGYSVKKTLVALCIATIIGLLSNWIRIFILVIVGYESQMQSSLMSDHEYFGWGLFALIVFPAIYFAPVVKRAPPVSRQKHSAPSTQAAIAPLLVLCIGPALSHFLHIAPSPSTIPDKIPHKYAPILSKKMPISVEAGNPTKSENAIDGNRVFVQISHYQRKDSNAKLVPYIARLYDNISWSIINEQINKTDAFSFRIQIFRNKHNGIIVAQTQWFDVAGMTTNNYSIAKLLQIPAIIGGHNTFSMYTLQSICTSSSCALETDNIMNLGKILTNSN
- a CDS encoding glycosyltransferase family 2 protein, with the protein product MEIFFWLSGLLIIYIYIGYPLLLKWLPRHPEPSSAPEAPLPKITVIIPAFNEEKCIQATILNKLTSNYPAHQLQVIVVSDESEDATDTIVTTIAEQDSRVSLIRQSPRQGKTSGLNLAIPQATGDIIIFSDANSQYHPDAIKHLVAMFNNPEIGYVTGKMVYVNEDGSLIGDGCSAYMKYENHLRSLESATGSVVGVDGGIDAIRKELYQPMNQDQLPDFVLPLKVVTQGKRVAYCENALLNEESLSSAQSEFRMRVRVSLRAYWAMWDMKHLFNPFIYKWFTLQLASHKLLRYLAFIPLFIAFVSNGLITGDSIFYAVTFITQVTFYSSAAFVALNDGSKNKWFGLAHYFCLINIASAMAFIKFVKREKIILWKPRVG
- a CDS encoding phenylacetate--CoA ligase family protein gives rise to the protein MNHFDKLLGKLAYTAWDFKEGYVRLTEYKNLKKQGYLDTQALTELQTKKLNALIKHAATTSPWYKKIIADIGLNINQNIRLSDLSRFPITTKLQIRENTEQFISSAFNKANMATAKTGGSTGVSLNLFFDTHCQKLRNGAQIYADSFSGWTPGMRVAAVWGNPPVPKTLKQKIRWFLLERMIYLDTMNLDPKSMNEFVANWRCFKPEMIFGHSHSIYIFAKHLLSNCIQDLRPQGIVATSMMLLDHERAVIEEAFQCKVSNRYGCEEVGLIGVECEQHQGMHINAAHIILECLDENNNPVPYGSPGKLVITDLNNYGMPLIRYRVEDMGVLSERRCTCGRTTPILERLEGRIADFLKKIDGGQVAGVSLVERTLTKIPGIEQMQLVQEKIDEIIINRVKGPEYTDNTDKSLLEEFRIVFGEKVSFDIRDTDKIPQEKSGKYRFSICKV